The following proteins come from a genomic window of Geomonas sp. RF6:
- a CDS encoding two-component system response regulator — protein MDVSATEDNRIKLLYVEDDKGTQKMVVSMLRAKFPQMDLEIAQNGEEGVEAFLSHHPDIILTDIMMPVKDGIQMAREIKAMDKGTQIIVLTAAADRDFILDAIESGINHYVMKPIVMGKLVASVRRCSEEVLLRRQVRLQEESIRRMAYYDPLTGLPNRLLFNELLHQALAQAQRQGWHLAVLYLDLDRFKTVNDTLGHAVGDELLQAAAQRLKECCRRDQDVVARRGGDEFVILLSDFDSTGEAVRVAQKILDAFARPMALAEHEVFISPSIGISLFPDDGTTEDELIKHADVAMYSAKEEGRNRYHLFNQSMNEQSRRRLSLETGVRAALQKEEFFLQYQPNVDVKSGRVVSIEALLRWQHPELGLVPPREFIPLAEESGMIAAVTEWVVRKACTQNKKWQDGGFPPMRVAVNISPRQFQSMHFAQMVQEILSETGLDPHWLELEVTEGVMLQDVETTDATMRRLNDIGVQITIDNFGTGFTSFSYIRKLPIRTVKIDRSLVSDVTVDTDDAAVATAVITMAHTLGLNVVAQGVEAQDQLAFLSSHDCPGMQGYLFTEPLMPEEVSRLLASDSWKERISGRKDQ, from the coding sequence ATGGACGTCTCAGCTACAGAAGACAACCGCATCAAGCTTCTCTATGTGGAGGACGACAAGGGCACCCAGAAGATGGTTGTCTCCATGCTTCGCGCCAAGTTCCCTCAGATGGATCTTGAGATAGCACAAAACGGCGAGGAGGGGGTGGAAGCCTTCCTCTCGCACCATCCCGACATCATCCTCACCGACATCATGATGCCGGTAAAGGACGGGATCCAGATGGCCCGGGAAATCAAGGCCATGGACAAGGGAACCCAGATCATCGTTCTCACCGCTGCCGCAGACAGGGACTTCATACTCGACGCCATCGAAAGCGGCATCAACCACTACGTGATGAAACCGATCGTGATGGGAAAGCTTGTGGCGTCGGTGCGGCGCTGCAGCGAAGAGGTCCTGCTGAGGCGCCAGGTGCGGCTGCAGGAAGAGTCGATCCGCCGCATGGCCTACTACGACCCCCTCACCGGGCTGCCGAACCGTCTCCTTTTCAACGAATTGCTGCACCAGGCGCTGGCCCAGGCACAACGCCAGGGGTGGCATCTGGCGGTCCTGTACCTCGATCTGGACCGCTTCAAGACTGTCAACGACACACTCGGGCACGCAGTGGGGGATGAGTTGCTGCAAGCCGCTGCACAGCGCCTGAAGGAATGCTGCCGCCGCGATCAGGACGTGGTGGCCAGACGCGGCGGGGACGAATTCGTGATACTCCTCTCCGACTTCGACAGCACCGGCGAAGCGGTGCGGGTGGCGCAAAAGATTCTGGACGCCTTCGCAAGACCGATGGCGCTTGCGGAGCACGAGGTGTTCATAAGCCCGAGCATCGGGATCAGCCTCTTTCCCGACGACGGTACGACAGAGGACGAGCTGATAAAGCACGCCGACGTGGCGATGTACAGCGCCAAGGAGGAAGGTCGCAACCGCTACCACCTCTTCAACCAGTCGATGAACGAGCAGTCGCGGCGCCGCCTGTCACTGGAGACGGGGGTGCGCGCCGCGTTGCAAAAGGAGGAGTTTTTCCTCCAGTACCAGCCGAACGTCGACGTAAAGAGCGGGCGGGTGGTGAGCATCGAGGCGCTCCTGCGCTGGCAGCACCCGGAACTCGGGCTCGTCCCCCCGCGCGAGTTCATCCCCCTTGCCGAGGAGAGCGGGATGATTGCGGCGGTGACGGAGTGGGTCGTACGCAAAGCCTGCACTCAAAACAAGAAGTGGCAGGATGGAGGATTTCCCCCCATGCGCGTCGCGGTGAACATCTCGCCGCGGCAGTTTCAGAGCATGCACTTTGCGCAGATGGTCCAGGAGATCCTGTCGGAGACGGGGCTCGATCCTCACTGGCTGGAACTCGAGGTAACGGAAGGTGTGATGCTGCAGGATGTGGAGACGACGGACGCCACCATGCGCCGCCTGAACGACATCGGGGTGCAAATCACCATCGACAACTTCGGCACCGGATTTACTTCCTTTTCTTATATAAGGAAGCTGCCGATAAGGACGGTAAAGATCGACCGCTCACTGGTGAGCGACGTCACTGTCGACACGGATGACGCCGCGGTTGCCACAGCGGTCATAACGATGGCGCACACTCTCGGCCTCAACGTCGTCGCGCAAGGGGTGGAAGCGCAGGACCAACTGGCCTTTCTCTCTTCACACGACTGCCCGGGGATGCAGGGATATCTCTTCACCGAGCCGCTCATGCCGGAGGAGGTGTCCCGCCTTCTGGCGAGCGATTCGTGGAAGGAGCGAATTTCCGGGCGGAAAGATCAGTAG
- a CDS encoding response regulator translates to MKILLAEDNVGIRTIILNMLITWGYDVVVAADGTDAWQKLQAPDAPRLIILDWMMPGLNGLEICRRLREMNTPTPPYILFFTCRDNTKDIVTALEAGANDYITKPYQTEELRARLQVGLRVLELQETLNQRVEELRLERNRAKLCLDVAGVLLIALNKEGEIIQVNRKGCEILEYTEQELLGKNWFTTVLEPECRKEARQLFSQALLCQFGREQFVQKVLTRNGEERVLEMRSGLIHDSYGHVEGLLYSGGDITQRQHTELALRESEKAYREIFDQFVTNTGAISAYKTHSRG, encoded by the coding sequence ATGAAGATACTTCTTGCAGAAGACAACGTCGGCATCCGCACCATCATCCTCAACATGCTGATCACCTGGGGGTACGACGTCGTGGTCGCCGCGGACGGCACCGACGCCTGGCAGAAGCTGCAGGCGCCGGACGCGCCGCGCCTCATCATCCTGGACTGGATGATGCCGGGACTGAACGGTCTGGAGATTTGCCGTCGGCTGCGGGAGATGAATACCCCCACCCCCCCCTATATCCTCTTTTTCACCTGCCGCGACAACACCAAAGATATCGTGACCGCGCTGGAGGCAGGCGCCAACGACTACATCACCAAGCCGTACCAGACCGAAGAGCTGCGGGCGCGGCTCCAGGTGGGGTTGAGAGTGCTCGAGCTGCAGGAGACGCTGAACCAGAGGGTGGAGGAGCTGCGACTGGAAAGGAACCGGGCGAAGCTTTGCCTCGATGTGGCAGGAGTGCTCCTTATCGCGCTCAACAAGGAAGGTGAGATCATCCAGGTCAACCGTAAGGGGTGCGAGATCCTCGAGTACACGGAGCAGGAGCTACTGGGGAAAAACTGGTTCACCACCGTTCTTGAGCCCGAGTGCCGGAAGGAAGCCCGCCAGCTCTTTTCGCAGGCCCTCCTCTGCCAGTTTGGACGAGAGCAGTTCGTGCAGAAGGTGCTCACCAGAAACGGCGAGGAGCGGGTGCTGGAGATGCGCAGCGGGCTCATCCACGACAGCTACGGCCATGTGGAGGGACTGCTCTACTCCGGCGGCGACATCACCCAGCGGCAGCATACGGAGTTGGCGCTGCGGGAGAGCGAGAAAGCGTACCGTGAGATTTTCGACCAGTTCGTCACCAACACCGGCGCAATTTCGGCGTACAAGACGCATTCGCGCGGGTAG
- a CDS encoding potassium channel family protein, whose product MTVEAVVAGVFLIVLVLWEGFESIVLPRRVTRRFRLTRLFYRTTWDAWSSAVTTLIPTGLRETFLSFFGPISLLLLLILWAGGLITGFALMHWGLGTPLKTPDGSYGFFTDLYFSGTTFFTLGLGDVTPVVTVSRFLTALEGGMGFGFLALVISYLPLLNQSFARREVNISLLDSRAGSPPTAAEMLRRHSEPSSLDSLRQLLHEWELWSSELLESHLSYPVLAYFRSQHENQSWLAALCAVLDTCALSVAGQAPGCSRQARLTFAMARHAVVDLSLVFKRAPQRSGADRLPTKRLEELLRYLAEAGVKMAEAERVEPELARLRLMYEPYVQSLGEYLHLQVPPWMMDGERKDNWEVSAWDEELSQKKPKRRARSAGDHF is encoded by the coding sequence GTGACGGTTGAAGCGGTCGTTGCCGGGGTCTTCCTCATCGTGCTCGTTTTGTGGGAGGGATTCGAGTCGATCGTCCTGCCGCGCCGTGTCACCCGCCGCTTTCGCCTCACCCGTCTTTTCTACCGGACGACGTGGGATGCCTGGTCCTCTGCCGTCACCACCCTTATCCCCACAGGGCTCAGGGAGACATTTCTGAGCTTCTTCGGCCCGATCTCCCTCCTTTTGCTCCTCATCCTCTGGGCAGGCGGCCTGATCACCGGCTTTGCCCTCATGCATTGGGGGCTCGGAACCCCCCTGAAGACTCCGGATGGCTCCTACGGCTTTTTCACAGATCTCTACTTCAGCGGCACGACCTTTTTCACCCTCGGTCTGGGGGACGTTACTCCGGTCGTTACGGTATCACGTTTTCTGACCGCTCTCGAGGGGGGGATGGGGTTCGGCTTCCTCGCTCTGGTCATAAGCTATCTCCCTCTACTCAACCAGTCGTTCGCGCGGCGCGAGGTCAACATCTCCCTTTTGGACAGCCGGGCGGGCTCCCCTCCGACCGCGGCGGAGATGCTGCGCCGGCACAGCGAGCCCTCTTCGCTCGACTCCTTGCGCCAGCTCCTTCACGAGTGGGAGCTCTGGTCTTCAGAGCTCCTGGAGAGCCATCTTTCCTACCCCGTGCTCGCCTATTTTCGATCGCAGCACGAAAACCAGTCGTGGCTCGCCGCTCTCTGCGCCGTCCTCGACACCTGCGCGCTCTCCGTCGCCGGTCAGGCACCGGGGTGTTCGCGCCAGGCGCGACTGACCTTTGCCATGGCGCGCCATGCAGTTGTGGACCTCTCCCTGGTCTTCAAGCGGGCGCCGCAGAGGTCGGGCGCCGACCGTCTGCCGACGAAGCGCCTGGAGGAACTCCTTCGATATCTCGCGGAGGCAGGGGTGAAGATGGCGGAGGCGGAAAGAGTGGAGCCTGAACTGGCGCGGCTGCGGCTCATGTATGAACCGTACGTGCAGAGCCTGGGGGAGTACCTGCACCTTCAGGTTCCGCCGTGGATGATGGACGGGGAGAGGAAGGACAACTGGGAAGTGAGCGCGTGGGATGAGGAGCTTTCGCAGAAAAAGCCGAAGCGCAGGGCGCGGTCGGCAGGGGATCATTTTTGA
- a CDS encoding c(7)-type cytochrome triheme domain-containing protein produces MYWSTRRRRRGSSEVSPLRHSGGGLLLGSLILVLALSSHSFGLDHFELGKVLQSMPPNGPFWKYGNVIMRSASLRSGMQPVVFSHWSHRARFTCRVCHQELGFSMRSGDTGITREEYLAGKYCGYCHDGATAFTVKDAPQRQCDKCHMKSTASLEKSFAAFSQNLPLAPFGNGIDWSAALKDGMVKPVNTLNPAYEQIPIPDKLRAPIKLGTSAPRSDVLFSHESHFAELDCSSCHPDIFNIKKKTTASFTMDRNVFGNFCGACHMQVAFPMNDCRRCHGGMSN; encoded by the coding sequence ATGTACTGGAGTACAAGACGAAGGCGCAGGGGGAGCAGTGAGGTTTCGCCGCTACGGCACTCGGGGGGAGGGCTTCTTCTCGGCTCCCTCATCCTGGTGCTGGCACTCTCGTCCCACAGCTTCGGCCTCGATCACTTCGAGCTCGGCAAGGTGCTGCAGTCGATGCCACCGAACGGGCCCTTCTGGAAGTACGGCAACGTGATTATGCGGAGTGCGTCGCTCAGGTCGGGGATGCAGCCGGTGGTCTTTTCACACTGGAGCCACCGCGCCCGCTTTACCTGTCGCGTCTGCCACCAGGAACTCGGTTTCAGCATGCGCTCGGGGGACACCGGGATCACCAGGGAGGAGTACCTCGCCGGGAAGTACTGCGGATATTGCCACGACGGCGCGACCGCCTTCACCGTGAAAGACGCCCCGCAGCGTCAATGCGACAAGTGCCACATGAAGAGTACGGCGTCACTGGAAAAATCGTTTGCCGCATTCTCCCAAAACCTCCCGTTGGCGCCATTCGGCAACGGCATCGACTGGTCCGCCGCGCTGAAAGACGGGATGGTGAAGCCGGTGAACACCCTTAATCCCGCCTATGAACAGATTCCTATTCCGGACAAGCTTCGCGCGCCGATAAAGCTCGGTACCTCCGCCCCCAGAAGCGATGTCCTCTTTTCCCACGAGAGTCACTTCGCCGAGCTCGACTGCTCCAGCTGCCATCCCGATATTTTCAACATCAAGAAGAAGACCACTGCGTCCTTCACCATGGATCGCAATGTCTTCGGCAACTTCTGCGGAGCCTGCCACATGCAGGTGGCTTTTCCCATGAATGACTGCAGGCGGTGCCATGGGGGGATGAGCAACTAG
- a CDS encoding c(7)-type cytochrome triheme domain-containing protein: MKKALLLISIILLAASTAIHAAGTKKKKPLPADFGAVTIANYSQQAGLSPVVFDHWVHRKNYSCRLCHVDIGFGMTAGSTKIRAADNMKGYFCGTCHNGRSTFGKNKIFEACSATYTREEYKRCVKCHVLEKDPAREEAFAAFRDSMPRETLGNGINWEVAEQKGLLKLVDRLDGVSVKRSDMKVENDFALKSKVEGMPDIIFSHSKHTAWNGCELCHPDIFVGIKTGTTKYSMIEIFDGKYCGVCHDKVAFPQSDCKRCHAKPVRS, translated from the coding sequence ATGAAAAAAGCATTGCTGCTAATCTCTATCATCCTGCTCGCCGCTTCGACCGCCATCCACGCTGCCGGAACAAAGAAAAAGAAGCCTCTTCCCGCCGACTTCGGAGCCGTCACCATCGCCAACTATTCCCAGCAGGCAGGGCTTTCTCCTGTCGTCTTCGATCACTGGGTGCACAGGAAGAACTACAGTTGTCGCCTCTGCCATGTGGACATCGGGTTCGGCATGACCGCGGGGTCGACGAAGATCCGTGCTGCCGACAATATGAAAGGATATTTCTGCGGCACCTGCCACAACGGGCGCAGCACCTTCGGCAAGAACAAAATCTTTGAGGCGTGTTCTGCCACCTACACCCGTGAAGAGTACAAGCGCTGCGTGAAGTGCCACGTGCTGGAAAAGGATCCGGCGCGGGAGGAGGCTTTCGCCGCCTTCAGGGACAGCATGCCGAGAGAGACGCTGGGAAACGGCATAAACTGGGAAGTAGCGGAGCAGAAGGGGCTTTTGAAGCTCGTTGACCGACTGGACGGCGTTTCTGTGAAGAGGTCGGATATGAAGGTGGAAAATGACTTCGCCTTGAAGTCAAAGGTGGAGGGGATGCCGGACATTATCTTCTCCCACAGCAAGCACACCGCATGGAACGGGTGCGAGCTGTGCCATCCCGACATCTTCGTCGGCATCAAGACCGGGACGACGAAGTATTCGATGATAGAGATCTTTGACGGCAAGTATTGCGGCGTCTGTCACGACAAGGTCGCCTTCCCTCAGAGCGACTGCAAGCGCTGCCATGCCAAGCCGGTGCGGAGCTGA
- a CDS encoding DNA-3-methyladenine glycosylase I, with protein MIASYDPGLVRCSWAGTDPLYVSYHDSEWGVPLHDDGRLFEFLILDGAQAGLSWITILRKREAYRRAFCGFDPATVAAFDEADAARLMADPGIVRNRLKIASAISNARAFLQIQEECGSFDRFIWGFVDGAPVVNRWSSVSEVPATSSVSDAMSRELKRRGFRFVGSTICYAFMQAAGLVNDHTLDCFRWSEVQKNP; from the coding sequence ATGATCGCCTCATATGACCCCGGTCTCGTCCGCTGCTCCTGGGCGGGGACGGACCCGCTCTATGTCTCCTACCACGACTCTGAATGGGGGGTGCCGCTCCATGACGACGGGCGCCTCTTCGAGTTCCTCATCCTCGACGGGGCGCAGGCGGGGCTTTCGTGGATCACCATCCTCCGGAAGCGCGAGGCTTACAGGCGCGCCTTTTGCGGCTTCGATCCTGCAACGGTCGCCGCCTTTGATGAGGCCGACGCGGCTCGCCTGATGGCCGATCCGGGCATCGTGCGAAACCGCCTCAAGATCGCCTCTGCCATCTCCAACGCCCGCGCCTTCCTGCAGATACAGGAGGAGTGCGGCTCCTTCGACCGCTTCATCTGGGGCTTCGTCGACGGCGCTCCCGTCGTCAACCGCTGGAGCTCGGTCTCCGAAGTCCCCGCCACAAGTTCCGTCTCTGATGCCATGAGCCGCGAGTTGAAAAGGCGCGGTTTCCGCTTTGTCGGCTCTACCATCTGTTACGCCTTCATGCAGGCTGCGGGACTGGTGAACGATCATACCCTGGACTGCTTCAGGTGGAGCGAGGTGCAAAAGAATCCCTGA
- a CDS encoding tetratricopeptide repeat protein, translated as MKRLLLSLFMVLALLGGCSSDKSKELFDTAQFEEKQNNREHARKLYQEIVEKYPDSPLAKQAQERLAALGGKQ; from the coding sequence ATGAAGAGGCTGCTACTGTCTCTGTTTATGGTGTTGGCTCTGTTGGGAGGGTGCAGCAGCGACAAGAGCAAGGAACTCTTTGATACTGCGCAGTTTGAAGAGAAGCAGAACAATCGGGAGCATGCGCGGAAACTCTACCAGGAAATCGTGGAGAAATACCCGGACAGTCCGCTGGCGAAGCAGGCACAGGAGAGATTGGCTGCTCTCGGAGGAAAGCAGTAG
- a CDS encoding DUF2267 domain-containing protein, protein MKYEDFLEQARRVEFFQDEKTIESAVRMVLGILVSRLDEDNARLLTSTLPQPLTYEALRRPQARYRDISADDYIETIAEQFHLRKEHALRVVTSILWIVKNELPREIYMTVSNTLPADWKELLETGHYNRAEEELG, encoded by the coding sequence ATGAAATACGAAGATTTTTTGGAGCAGGCCCGCAGAGTAGAGTTTTTCCAGGACGAGAAAACGATCGAATCGGCGGTAAGGATGGTCCTCGGCATACTGGTAAGCCGCCTTGACGAGGACAATGCCCGCCTCCTGACGAGCACCCTGCCGCAGCCGCTCACCTACGAGGCATTGCGCAGGCCGCAGGCGCGCTACCGCGACATTTCCGCGGACGACTACATCGAAACAATCGCCGAGCAGTTCCACCTGCGCAAGGAGCATGCGCTGCGCGTCGTGACATCGATACTGTGGATCGTGAAAAACGAACTGCCGCGAGAAATATACATGACGGTCTCCAACACATTGCCTGCTGACTGGAAAGAGTTGCTGGAGACGGGACACTACAATCGGGCTGAAGAGGAGTTGGGGTAG
- a CDS encoding c-type cytochrome, whose amino-acid sequence MKKYALLAIFIGLPALALAALYAYVFYTGPRMKVQPHIRAYQTVAPLPPKGTVPVQAPSPLPSAAEAGRFKNPLSESADTLGRGKVYYEYYCVFCHGDEGAGDGPVGESYVPKPADLRGGKIAAYDDGTLLRGMLTGIGHQPVLEQVVPQEHRWYLVAFVRSLQKR is encoded by the coding sequence ATGAAGAAGTATGCCCTCCTCGCCATCTTTATCGGTCTCCCCGCCCTGGCTCTTGCCGCTCTCTATGCCTACGTCTTCTACACCGGTCCGCGCATGAAAGTGCAGCCGCATATAAGGGCATACCAGACGGTGGCGCCGCTGCCGCCGAAGGGAACGGTGCCGGTGCAGGCACCCTCGCCCCTGCCGTCCGCGGCGGAGGCGGGCCGGTTCAAGAATCCCCTGTCGGAGAGTGCCGACACTCTCGGCCGCGGCAAGGTCTACTACGAGTACTACTGCGTCTTTTGCCACGGCGATGAGGGGGCGGGAGACGGCCCAGTCGGGGAGAGCTATGTGCCGAAGCCTGCCGACTTGCGAGGGGGGAAAATAGCAGCGTATGATGACGGGACTCTCTTGCGGGGGATGCTCACGGGAATCGGCCACCAGCCTGTGCTGGAGCAGGTGGTACCGCAGGAGCATCGGTGGTATCTCGTGGCGTTTGTGCGATCGCTGCAGAAACGGTGA
- a CDS encoding cbb3-type cytochrome oxidase assembly protein codes for MSHSPADNGTFIIIWIGFTVLMVVGISLVFLWGVRNRQFENQDRARHLPLWSGIPDDEDDDDDGDSDGGVGRRRG; via the coding sequence ATGAGCCACAGCCCCGCCGACAACGGCACCTTTATCATTATCTGGATCGGGTTCACGGTCCTCATGGTCGTGGGGATTTCTCTCGTCTTCCTCTGGGGGGTGCGCAACCGCCAGTTCGAGAACCAGGACCGCGCCCGGCACCTGCCGCTCTGGAGCGGCATCCCGGATGATGAAGACGATGACGATGATGGTGACAGTGACGGTGGTGTTGGACGACGGCGAGGGTGA